A genomic stretch from Achromobacter spanius includes:
- a CDS encoding helix-turn-helix transcriptional regulator, whose translation MPIDPVQPTLPATIRTAAELGELVKAMRRDQGLLQADLAGLSGSGNRFVGDLERGKPTLQLQKVLDMLDLLGLEVQVVPKRPRLP comes from the coding sequence ATGCCTATCGACCCCGTCCAACCCACGTTGCCAGCAACCATACGCACCGCAGCCGAACTGGGCGAACTGGTGAAAGCCATGCGGCGCGATCAAGGCTTGCTTCAAGCCGATCTTGCTGGCCTGTCTGGTTCGGGCAACCGCTTTGTGGGCGACCTTGAGCGCGGCAAACCCACGCTGCAATTGCAGAAGGTGTTGGACATGCTGGATCTGCTTGGTCTTGAAGTGCAAGTTGTGCCGAAACGTCCGAGGTTGCCATGA
- the htpG gene encoding molecular chaperone HtpG: MSQTATSSTSETLGFQAEVKQLLHLMIHSLYSNKEIFLRELVSNASDACDKLRFEAIDQPDLLEGNGELAITVSYDKAARTITISDNGIGLSREEAVANLGTIARSGTREFFSQLTGDKQKDAQLIGQFGVGFYSSFIVADKVTVVSRRAGSTDAIQWESDGQGEFTIGAADKATRGTDVTLHLRADEDDFLNGWKLREVLRRYSDHISLPIRMAKEEWDQEKGEQVKTEELETVNQANALWARSKSDVTEEQYREFYKTVSHDYDDPLAWTHNRVEGRSEYTQLLYVPKHAPMDMWDRDGRHGVKLYVKRVFIMDDADQLLPSYLRFVRGVIDSADLPLNVSREILQESRDVRAIREGSAKRILSLLEDLAENKPEDYATFWTEFGQVLKEGAGEDSANLERIAKLMRFASTQSGDQAQTVSFADYVSRMKEGQDKIYYVTADTFAAASNSPHLEIFRKKGIEVLLLSDRVDEWMLSYLREFDGKSLVSVAKGGLDLAELADEEEKKHQAEVAEDFKPLVERLQKTLEEQVKEVRVTLRLVDSPACVVVGQNELSPHLLRMLKAAGQEAPNVKPVLEINPEHPLLARIRAAEDGEFDQWARLLLDQALLAEGAQIADPAAFVKRLNALLLK; this comes from the coding sequence ATGAGCCAAACCGCCACGTCTTCCACGTCCGAAACCCTGGGGTTCCAGGCCGAGGTGAAGCAACTGCTGCACCTGATGATCCATTCGCTGTACAGCAACAAGGAAATTTTCCTGCGCGAGCTGGTGTCGAACGCATCGGACGCCTGCGACAAGCTGCGTTTTGAAGCCATCGACCAGCCCGATTTGCTGGAAGGCAACGGCGAGCTTGCCATCACGGTCAGCTACGACAAGGCCGCGCGCACCATCACCATCTCGGACAACGGGATTGGCCTGTCGCGCGAAGAAGCCGTGGCCAACCTGGGCACGATCGCGCGTTCCGGCACGCGGGAATTCTTCTCCCAGTTGACGGGCGACAAGCAAAAAGACGCGCAACTGATCGGCCAATTCGGCGTGGGCTTTTACTCGTCGTTCATCGTGGCGGACAAGGTCACGGTGGTCAGCCGCCGCGCCGGCAGCACGGACGCGATCCAGTGGGAATCCGACGGCCAGGGCGAGTTCACGATTGGCGCGGCTGACAAGGCCACGCGTGGCACCGACGTCACGCTGCATCTGCGCGCCGACGAAGACGACTTCCTGAACGGCTGGAAGCTGCGTGAAGTTCTGCGTCGCTATTCCGACCACATCTCCTTGCCGATCCGCATGGCCAAGGAAGAGTGGGACCAGGAAAAGGGCGAGCAGGTCAAGACCGAAGAACTGGAAACGGTGAACCAGGCCAATGCGCTGTGGGCTCGCAGCAAGTCGGACGTTACCGAAGAGCAGTACCGCGAGTTCTACAAGACGGTGTCGCACGACTACGACGACCCGCTGGCCTGGACGCACAACCGCGTGGAAGGCCGCAGCGAATACACGCAACTGCTGTATGTGCCCAAGCACGCGCCCATGGACATGTGGGACCGCGACGGCCGCCACGGCGTGAAGCTGTACGTGAAGCGCGTCTTCATCATGGACGACGCTGACCAACTGCTGCCGTCGTACCTGCGCTTTGTGCGCGGCGTGATCGATTCCGCCGACCTCCCCTTGAACGTGTCGCGCGAAATCCTGCAAGAAAGCCGCGACGTGCGCGCCATTCGCGAAGGCTCGGCCAAGCGCATTCTGTCGCTCTTGGAAGACCTGGCCGAGAACAAGCCGGAAGACTACGCCACGTTCTGGACGGAATTTGGTCAGGTGCTGAAGGAAGGCGCGGGTGAAGATTCCGCCAACCTGGAACGCATTGCCAAGCTGATGCGCTTTGCGTCCACGCAGTCGGGCGACCAGGCGCAGACGGTGTCGTTTGCCGACTACGTGTCGCGCATGAAGGAAGGCCAGGACAAGATCTACTACGTCACGGCTGACACCTTCGCCGCCGCCAGCAACAGCCCGCATCTGGAAATCTTCCGCAAGAAGGGCATCGAAGTGCTGCTGCTGTCTGACCGCGTTGACGAATGGATGCTGTCGTACCTGCGCGAATTCGATGGCAAGTCGCTGGTGTCGGTGGCCAAGGGCGGCCTGGACCTGGCCGAGTTGGCCGACGAAGAAGAAAAGAAGCATCAGGCCGAAGTGGCCGAAGACTTCAAGCCGCTGGTCGAGCGCCTGCAAAAGACGCTGGAAGAGCAGGTGAAGGAAGTGCGCGTCACGCTGCGCCTGGTGGATTCGCCGGCGTGCGTGGTGGTGGGCCAGAACGAACTCAGCCCGCACCTGCTGCGCATGCTGAAGGCCGCGGGCCAGGAAGCGCCGAACGTGAAGCCGGTGCTGGAAATCAACCCGGAACACCCGCTGCTGGCGCGCATCCGTGCTGCCGAAGATGGTGAATTTGACCAGTGGGCGCGTCTGCTGCTGGATCAGGCCCTGCTGGCTGAAGGCGCGCAAATCGCCGACCCGGCCGCGTTTGTGAAGCGCTTGAATGCCTTGCTGCTGAAGTAA
- a CDS encoding uracil-xanthine permease family protein, which yields MQPASLSQPAPHSAPDDAPSADLVYGPDDRPAPPVAFVAALQHLLAILVPIVTPGLLICQALGVSSRDTTLIVSMSLVISGIATYVQCKRFGPLGAGLLIVQGTSFNFVGPLIAGGSVMVKQGTPVEAVMAAIFGVVIAGSFVEMGISRILPFVKRLITPLVTGIVVLLIGLTLIKVGLISMGGGFGAMANGTFASAENLTLSGLVLGTIILLNRVPVVWIRSTALVLALAVGYIAAAAMGRLDFTGAREAALFQIPVPLHFGLGFSWALFVPMLIIYLVTSLEAIGDVTATSKVSKQPVEGPLWMQRIKGGVLVNGANSLLAGVFNTFPSSVFAQNNGVIQLTGIASRHVGVWIAGMLIVLGLFPSVAGVLQAVPEPVLGGAAMVMFGAVAASGINILAGIQLDRRALLIIAVSLALGLGVSQVPEILSHLPHAVKSVLESGVATGGICALVMNWFLPEKK from the coding sequence ATGCAACCCGCCTCCCTGTCCCAACCCGCCCCCCACAGCGCCCCCGACGACGCGCCCAGCGCCGACCTGGTCTACGGCCCCGACGACCGCCCCGCACCGCCCGTCGCCTTTGTCGCCGCGTTGCAGCACCTGCTGGCCATCCTGGTTCCCATCGTCACCCCCGGCCTCTTGATCTGCCAGGCCCTGGGCGTCAGCAGCCGCGACACCACGCTGATCGTGTCCATGTCGCTGGTCATCTCCGGCATCGCCACCTATGTGCAGTGCAAACGCTTCGGCCCCCTGGGCGCCGGCTTGCTCATTGTGCAAGGCACCAGCTTCAACTTCGTGGGCCCGCTGATCGCCGGCGGCTCGGTCATGGTCAAGCAAGGCACACCCGTCGAAGCCGTGATGGCCGCGATCTTCGGCGTCGTCATCGCCGGATCGTTCGTGGAAATGGGCATCAGCCGCATCCTGCCCTTCGTCAAACGCCTGATCACCCCGCTCGTGACCGGCATCGTCGTGCTGCTGATTGGCCTGACCTTGATCAAGGTCGGCCTGATCAGCATGGGCGGAGGTTTTGGCGCCATGGCCAACGGCACCTTCGCCAGCGCCGAGAACCTGACGCTGTCCGGCCTGGTGCTGGGCACCATCATCCTGCTGAACCGCGTGCCCGTCGTCTGGATCCGCAGCACCGCGCTGGTCCTGGCGCTGGCCGTGGGCTACATCGCCGCCGCCGCCATGGGCCGCCTGGACTTCACCGGCGCGCGCGAAGCCGCCCTGTTCCAGATCCCCGTGCCGCTGCACTTCGGCCTGGGCTTCTCGTGGGCGCTGTTCGTGCCGATGCTTATCATCTACCTGGTCACGTCGCTGGAAGCCATCGGCGACGTCACCGCCACCAGCAAGGTGTCCAAACAGCCCGTCGAAGGCCCGCTGTGGATGCAGCGCATCAAGGGCGGCGTGCTGGTCAACGGCGCGAACTCGCTCTTGGCCGGCGTGTTCAACACCTTCCCCAGCTCGGTCTTCGCGCAGAACAACGGTGTGATCCAACTGACCGGCATCGCCAGCCGCCACGTCGGCGTGTGGATCGCCGGCATGCTGATCGTGCTGGGCCTCTTCCCCAGCGTGGCCGGCGTCCTGCAAGCCGTGCCAGAACCCGTCCTGGGCGGCGCCGCCATGGTGATGTTCGGCGCCGTAGCCGCGTCTGGCATCAACATCCTGGCCGGCATTCAGTTGGACCGCCGTGCGTTGTTGATCATCGCGGTGTCGCTGGCTCTGGGGCTGGGCGTGTCGCAAGTCCCGGAGATCCTGTCGCACCTGCCGCATGCGGTAAAGAGCGTGCTGGAGTCGGGTGTCGCCACCGGTGGTATCTGCGCCTTGGTGATGAACTGGTTCTTGCCGGAAAAGAAGTAG
- a CDS encoding helix-turn-helix transcriptional regulator, translating into MSSADTLLRLPEVLAIIPVSRATWYEGIKTGRFPAQVKIGPRIAAWRRSDIDRLVASFDEVGR; encoded by the coding sequence ATGAGCAGTGCAGACACTCTCCTGCGCCTTCCCGAAGTACTAGCCATCATTCCCGTGTCGCGAGCGACCTGGTATGAGGGTATCAAGACCGGCCGCTTCCCGGCGCAAGTGAAAATTGGCCCCCGCATCGCCGCTTGGCGACGCAGCGACATCGACCGCCTCGTGGCGTCGTTTGACGAGGTCGGCCGTTGA
- the repC gene encoding replication protein C, IncQ-type: MAHPIVHAHGLFRSLAPGERKQKKLDVTFTIEETSFRFMGFEPLDSRDLQVLQAIVALSTEGLRNVKGMLSDAAPIRSLLALTGDASSAPTVAAPLTLAKLAETAGFEKNCGFSYQKMRASLVRLANVTVLVKKPDFEGSYHLIAGHDIESRTGRLSIVLSPLATAAVLGRNGFLSTNMDEVRSLKSGAAHILHNRLHWINQGCRRKVGMQTLCSYIYGDGEAPSIVAQRKRQQSVRRALAELPGIGWAVVETEPSMFTISRPARGKTTFRDAKKPEELVS, encoded by the coding sequence ATGGCGCATCCCATTGTGCATGCCCACGGTTTGTTCCGAAGCTTGGCCCCAGGAGAGCGAAAGCAGAAGAAGCTGGATGTCACATTCACCATTGAAGAAACCTCTTTCCGCTTCATGGGCTTCGAGCCGCTAGACTCGAGAGACTTGCAAGTCCTTCAAGCCATCGTGGCGCTCTCCACCGAGGGACTCAGAAATGTCAAAGGCATGCTGAGTGACGCGGCCCCAATAAGGTCATTGCTCGCGTTGACGGGCGACGCCAGCTCGGCTCCGACAGTAGCAGCCCCCCTCACCCTCGCAAAGCTCGCGGAGACCGCAGGATTTGAGAAGAATTGCGGCTTCAGCTACCAAAAGATGCGGGCTTCTCTCGTGAGACTTGCGAACGTGACTGTCCTAGTAAAAAAGCCCGACTTTGAAGGCTCATATCACCTTATCGCGGGTCACGACATCGAATCTCGAACTGGCCGCCTCTCCATCGTTCTCAGCCCGCTAGCCACAGCCGCAGTCCTAGGACGCAACGGCTTCCTCAGTACCAATATGGACGAGGTCCGTAGCCTTAAGTCTGGCGCTGCACATATTTTGCACAACCGGCTGCATTGGATAAACCAAGGCTGCAGGCGCAAGGTTGGAATGCAGACTCTGTGCTCCTATATCTATGGTGACGGCGAAGCACCGTCCATCGTCGCTCAACGAAAGCGACAACAATCGGTTCGGCGCGCCTTGGCAGAGCTACCAGGGATAGGATGGGCTGTCGTCGAGACAGAGCCAAGCATGTTCACTATCAGCCGCCCAGCAAGGGGAAAGACAACATTCAGAGACGCCAAGAAACCTGAAGAATTGGTTTCCTAA
- a CDS encoding UvrD-helicase domain-containing protein yields the protein MLETVVSGMLESDTGAIEAPAGTGKTEQIARIASVVPGRWLVLTHTIAGRDAIRRRLERIGVSAKKAHVDTIAAWSYRWASAYPLASGLVPAAGRHLDVWLDVYLAAAKLVRSGAVNSALTASYDGLLVDEYQDCSIAQHAILSALRGILRCYIFGDPLQAIFRFNRGVASEEIVDWSAVLEEFPLHGRLQTPHRWNHANNPELGRWLLSIRETFSSGALDLQSAPHLPVRWIHCEEDAIARELAAHCRVRRPAGEVLAVIDVSQAPARRAELAKYIRGTTLEPVGSTSEMKFYEDVTRATGLDRVNTVLKFAATVWQGVDASNKRKRVTSILNRPGRAANPPSEVELALCAVAQNTEILLVLDALEAVGREEKTRVVRPELLASVRSTLEMLASNPEVDMAEACWEVANRRRQMGRTVRDNAVGSTLLLKGLEFDHAVITPGACSTACDWYVALTRATRSVRVLSPSPILDFRSA from the coding sequence ATGCTTGAGACTGTCGTTAGTGGCATGCTGGAGTCGGATACTGGAGCTATCGAGGCACCGGCAGGAACTGGAAAGACAGAACAGATAGCAAGGATTGCGTCTGTGGTACCTGGCCGATGGCTAGTACTGACCCACACCATCGCTGGTCGAGATGCCATCCGTCGGCGGCTTGAGCGGATAGGGGTCAGTGCTAAGAAGGCTCATGTCGATACTATCGCGGCTTGGTCCTATCGCTGGGCAAGCGCTTACCCATTAGCATCAGGCTTGGTGCCGGCCGCTGGCCGACACTTAGACGTCTGGCTTGATGTGTATTTGGCCGCCGCTAAGTTGGTCCGCTCAGGTGCCGTTAATAGTGCGCTGACAGCCTCTTATGATGGATTGCTAGTCGATGAGTATCAAGATTGCTCAATAGCCCAGCATGCGATTCTGTCTGCCCTGCGAGGTATCTTGCGCTGCTACATTTTTGGAGACCCGTTACAGGCCATCTTTCGCTTCAATCGTGGTGTGGCATCTGAAGAAATCGTTGATTGGTCTGCCGTTCTAGAAGAGTTTCCTCTGCATGGACGCTTGCAGACTCCTCATCGCTGGAATCACGCAAACAACCCGGAATTAGGGCGGTGGCTGTTATCGATACGCGAGACCTTCTCATCCGGCGCGTTGGACTTACAGTCAGCGCCGCATCTGCCTGTACGCTGGATTCACTGTGAAGAGGATGCCATCGCCCGGGAGTTGGCGGCACACTGTCGTGTGAGGAGGCCGGCTGGCGAGGTGCTAGCCGTTATCGATGTGAGCCAGGCCCCAGCTAGGAGGGCGGAGCTTGCCAAGTACATTCGCGGCACTACATTGGAACCAGTCGGCAGCACGTCGGAAATGAAGTTCTATGAGGATGTCACGCGAGCTACCGGATTAGACCGAGTCAATACGGTCCTGAAATTCGCTGCCACGGTATGGCAGGGGGTCGACGCATCGAACAAAAGAAAGCGCGTTACCAGCATATTGAATCGACCTGGAAGGGCTGCAAATCCGCCCAGCGAGGTTGAGTTGGCGCTCTGCGCTGTTGCTCAGAATACCGAAATTCTTCTGGTTCTCGATGCCTTGGAGGCAGTTGGGAGAGAGGAAAAAACTAGGGTAGTTAGGCCAGAACTGCTTGCGTCTGTTCGGTCTACCTTGGAGATGCTGGCTTCCAATCCGGAGGTCGATATGGCTGAAGCATGCTGGGAAGTCGCCAATCGGCGCCGGCAGATGGGGCGCACAGTTCGAGACAATGCAGTCGGAAGCACGTTGCTCTTAAAGGGGCTCGAGTTCGACCATGCTGTGATAACGCCGGGGGCGTGTTCCACTGCTTGCGATTGGTATGTAGCGCTTACTAGGGCCACGCGTAGCGTACGTGTCTTGTCACCCTCACCTATCCTGGATTTTAGGAGCGCCTAG
- a CDS encoding ATP-dependent nuclease yields MYIKHLVIKRFRGIESLKWSPGKGVNCLVGPGDSCKTTILDAIDFLFAERHNIAFDDLDFYKADTTQQIRIVAVLADLPRDFLREDRYGLSLSGWQGGDNPWVEEPNESAGIEAVLCIELQVDSTLEPDWHVLTRRRGISDRTKKIAFEDRKVLAPARLGGYSNRHLSWGRGSALQRVGASPEELPATLSRLVRAARDSFTENGANAFNERLGIIGAEIAKLGVRFESGLAANLDYGSISMGAGGVALHDGDVPVRRMGTGSSRLAVAALQSADSGSRQFFLVDEVEYGLEPHRISVLTSHLRNKVAESGQVFMTTHSPFVLRELRFNEVVICRRDSADGTVRVRGAGRKSPETNEERRYTRNQGEALLSKRILVCEGQTEVGLMKGWASKLPVDFQTLGVTVLEGNGDPEAFGVALHYAALGYKVALLMDSDKDISPKNAAALKEEGVPHYSWEKGRCTEVELFLGIPAELRKRLLATVLSDEGYSVIAACGQVGSATSSKYAALADLLPLLENDETAEIIGKQANGHTWVKHHYDLAYRVGQTIIPLAMSQGVGTLAAKLREVHLWLSSDA; encoded by the coding sequence GTGTATATCAAGCACCTAGTAATCAAGCGATTCCGTGGTATCGAAAGCCTGAAATGGTCCCCTGGAAAGGGGGTTAACTGTCTAGTTGGGCCAGGCGATAGCTGCAAGACGACGATACTCGACGCCATCGATTTCTTATTTGCTGAACGGCACAACATCGCTTTCGATGACCTTGATTTTTACAAGGCGGATACAACCCAGCAAATTAGAATCGTCGCCGTCCTGGCCGACCTCCCCCGTGATTTTCTCAGAGAGGACCGTTACGGCTTGTCGCTATCAGGGTGGCAGGGCGGGGACAATCCTTGGGTTGAAGAGCCTAACGAGAGTGCTGGAATCGAAGCCGTGCTATGCATTGAGCTTCAGGTAGACAGCACACTAGAGCCGGACTGGCATGTCCTCACGCGGAGACGCGGTATTTCTGATAGGACCAAGAAAATTGCCTTTGAGGACCGGAAAGTGCTGGCTCCGGCAAGGTTAGGCGGCTATTCGAATCGTCATCTGTCTTGGGGGCGCGGGTCAGCGTTGCAGCGGGTCGGTGCATCACCGGAGGAGTTGCCCGCGACGTTGAGTCGCCTGGTTCGAGCTGCTCGCGATTCTTTTACAGAGAACGGGGCAAACGCCTTCAATGAGCGCTTGGGCATCATCGGAGCGGAAATCGCGAAGTTGGGTGTGCGTTTTGAGAGCGGATTGGCCGCTAATCTGGACTACGGCAGCATATCGATGGGGGCTGGTGGTGTCGCCCTACACGATGGCGACGTCCCCGTGCGACGCATGGGTACTGGGTCATCTCGGCTTGCGGTTGCTGCGCTGCAGAGCGCGGACTCTGGTTCTAGGCAGTTTTTTCTCGTGGACGAAGTCGAGTACGGGCTAGAGCCACATCGAATTTCTGTGCTCACTTCGCACTTGCGGAATAAAGTGGCTGAAAGCGGTCAAGTTTTCATGACCACACACTCTCCATTTGTGTTGCGGGAACTTCGTTTCAATGAGGTCGTCATTTGTCGGCGGGATTCTGCCGACGGTACTGTGCGAGTTAGGGGGGCCGGCAGAAAGTCGCCGGAAACTAACGAAGAACGGCGATACACGCGGAATCAGGGCGAAGCGCTGCTATCGAAGAGGATACTTGTCTGCGAGGGGCAAACAGAAGTGGGGCTCATGAAGGGTTGGGCCTCAAAATTGCCAGTGGACTTTCAAACTCTGGGTGTGACAGTGCTGGAGGGCAATGGTGACCCGGAGGCTTTTGGCGTGGCCTTGCACTATGCAGCGCTTGGGTACAAAGTTGCACTACTAATGGACAGTGATAAGGATATCTCGCCAAAAAACGCGGCCGCGTTAAAAGAGGAAGGGGTTCCGCATTATTCGTGGGAGAAGGGACGCTGCACTGAAGTAGAGCTATTTCTCGGTATCCCGGCGGAGCTACGAAAGCGTCTTTTGGCCACAGTTTTGTCTGACGAAGGATATTCGGTCATAGCGGCGTGTGGCCAAGTCGGCAGCGCGACAAGCTCGAAATACGCTGCACTCGCGGACCTACTTCCTCTCTTAGAGAATGACGAGACTGCCGAAATCATAGGGAAACAGGCAAATGGCCATACGTGGGTCAAACATCACTATGACCTAGCCTATCGAGTGGGCCAGACAATCATCCCTCTGGCTATGTCGCAGGGAGTCGGTACTTTGGCAGCCAAGCTGCGGGAAGTGCATCTATGGCTATCCAGCGATGCTTGA